Proteins encoded in a region of the Planococcus citri chromosome 1, ihPlaCitr1.1, whole genome shotgun sequence genome:
- the LOC135831431 gene encoding speckle-type POZ protein B-like — translation MSASELSCKMNDDVTTKRTTFVVENWCHTRSEVNYCNFMWTIHQYSEYHFHRSSSSSINSSNFKSAESEDYVWSLQLSTPNDKKMIRLYLLLDSDPELSKKVLVKCKMSVINANGEETHIRQQNNYVKLSIRDNLTYLSFKDFLNGNDFLQEETSLLRNGALTIFCEVHFFPKATVTTNCTSNKFVATLSKAREGCDLHRDLERLFEDEEFSDFTILVGDAKYHVHKIILAARSKFFASMFKRDKERNRNTHVLEVTNTEPDVLVETLRFIYTGRSSKLEEMAFDLLTAADTYDLEGLKTLCEHQLVKELTVENAADCLIWANLHHAAFLKEQAIQYIRFNIEAVKKSENWFKIAQSELLNDVFNALFP, via the coding sequence ATGAGTGCCAGTGAATTATCTTGCAAAATGAACGACGACGTAACTACGAAACGTACCACCTTTGTGGTAGAAAACTGGTGCCATACTCGTTCTGAAGtgaattattgtaatttcatgTGGACTATTCATCAATACTCGGAGTATCATTTTCATCGATCCAGTTCATCTTCTATAAACTCCTCTAATTTCAAGTCGGCAGAAAGCGAAGACTACGTATGGAGTTTACAGTTATCTACGCCcaacgataaaaaaatgatcagattATACTTGTTGTTAGACTCCGATCCTGAGCTGAGTAAAAAGGTTTTGGTGAAATGTAAAATGTCTGTTATAAACGCTAACGGAGAAGAAACACATATTCGACAGCAGAACAATTACGTAAAGCTTTCTATTCGAGATAATTTAACATACTTATCATTCAAAGATTTCCTCAACGGAAATGATTTCTTGCAAGAGGAGACGTCACTATTGAGAAACGGCGCGTTGACCATTTTCTGCGAAGTTCATTTCTTTCCTAAAGCGACTGTAACTACGAACTGTACTTCTAATAAATTCGTAGCGACTTTATCCAAAGCCCGTGAAGGATGCGATCTTCATCGTGATCTAGAGCGTTTATTCGAAGACGAAGAATTTTCCGACTTTACGATTTTAGTTGGTGATGCGAAGTATCATGTTCATAAAATAATTCTCGCAGCTCGAAGTAAATTTTTCGCTTCGATGTTCAAACGTGACAAGGAACGAAATCGAAATACTCATGTTTTGGAAGTTACTAACACAGAACCAGATGTATTAGTAGAAACGTTAAGATTTATTTACACCGGAAGGTCGTCCAAATTGGAAGAAATGGCCTTCGATTTATTAACAGCTGCGGATACGTACGATTTGGAAGGACTAAAGACCTTATGTGAGCATCAGTTAGTGAAGGAGTTGACCGTGGAAAATGCAGCGGATTGTTTGATATGGGCAAATTTACATCACGCAGCATTCTTAAAGGAGCAAGCCATTCAGTACATACGATTCAACATTGAAGCAGTTAAGAAATCAGAAAACTGGTTCAAAATAGCGCAATCCGAGTTATTAAATGACGTATTCAATGCTCTCTTTCCGTAA
- the LOC135831428 gene encoding speckle-type POZ protein B-like translates to MYTKRNNTIIIPSNDDRSELSCSMNDDFGANTFVVENWCHTRSEVNYCNFMWTIHQYSEYHFHRPSESYINSSIFKSTKNDTYKWKLQLSAPDEDKMITLYLMLDATPELCKEVLVKCKMSVVNNEGEETNIRRDPNCVNDKGEETPIRQDPSNYANLAKGSSAYYLAFIDFINGNDLLKEENSLLRGGALNIFCEIHFFSKETITTECSSGKIVVELHQAPDGNDLQRGLERLFENEDFADFTVSIGDEQFRVHKAILAARSEVFASMFKHNLKEQNENCLKIIDMDQTVFREMLRYIYTGNLSKLEEMAVDLLPAAEKYNLQELKTMCEHQLVNRLSAKNAVDCLLLADMYGAGFLKKKALRFIRVNLEAIKKTENWLKIMHSDLLRDVFNTIFP, encoded by the coding sequence ATGTATACGAAGAGGAATAACACGATCATAATACCATCGAACGACGATCGGAGTGAATTATCTTGCAGTATGAACGACGACTTTGGTGCAAATACCTTTGTGGTGGAAAACTGGTGCCATACTCGTTCTGAAGtgaattattgtaatttcatgTGGACTATTCATCAATACTCCGAGTATCACTTTCATAGACCAAGTGAATCTTATATAAACTCTTCTATTTTCAAGTCAACAAAAAATGACACATACAAATGGAAATTACAGTTGTCTGCACCGGACGAAGATAAGATGATCACATTGTATTTGATGTTAGATGCCACTCCTGAATTGTGTAAAGAAGTTTtagtaaaatgtaaaatgtctGTAGTAAATAATGAGGGAGAAGAAACAAATATTCGCCGAGATCCGAATTGCGTAAATGATAAGGGCGAAGAAACACCTATTCGTCAGGATCCCAGTAACTACGCAAACCTCGCCAAAGGAAGTTCGGCGTACTACTTAGCTTTTATAGACTTTATAAATGGAAATGATTTATTAAAGGAAGAAAACTCTCTGTTGAGGGGTGGTGCGTTGAATATTTTCTGCGAAATACATTTCTTTTCCAAAGAAACCATTACTACAGAGTGTTCTTCTGGGAAAATCGTTGTAGAGTTACATCAGGCCCCTGACGGAAACGATCTTCAACGAGGGTTAGAACGTTTATTCGAGAACGAAGATTTTGCCGACTTTACAGTATCTATTGGCGATGAACAGTTTCGCGTTCATAAAGCTATTCTCGCAGCTCGAAGTGAAGTTTTTGCTTCAATGTTCAAACACAACTTGaaagaacaaaatgaaaattgtttgaaaattattgatatgGATCAAACGGTATTCCGAGAAATGTTACGATACATATATACGGGAAATTTGTCCAAATTGGAGGAAATGGCCGTCGACTTATTGCCCGCTgcagaaaaatacaatttgcaAGAATTAAAAACTATGTGCGAGCATCAATTGGTGAACAGGCTGTCTGCGAAAAATGCGGTGGATTGTTTACTGTTGGCAGATATGTATGGTGCAGgatttctaaagaaaaaagcCCTTCGATTCATCCGAGTTAATCTCGAAGCAATCAAGAAAACTGAGAACTGGTTGAAAATAATGCATTCAGATTTGTTGAGAGACGTATTTAATACCATATTTCCATGA
- the LOC135831430 gene encoding speckle-type POZ protein B-like, whose product MNSSRKNRKSKRKDIAIPHSNDPNTSSHEMKNDDVAVCNTFVVENKCHTHCKVNYCNFMWTIDQYSEYHLRRSTCLKSSYFKAAGNDEYTWRLELSEPDQDKKVHICLYLHCDDTLGEEVLVKERMCVIDSKGEETNIRQSDKYENFEHEETRTYYLQLIDFLNGDDLLKENNSILMDGALTIFCEFHFISPASISTKCSNDKSAVLFNARDEHDFSQDIERLFGEEDFSDFTVTVGDEQFRVHRNILAARSPVFAAMLKHNMKEQNQNCLKITDMDRSVFKEMLRYIYTGKSSKLNEMAFDLLPAADKYDLKGLKIKCERHLVNKLSVENAADCLVLADLHGAALLRKQALQFIRFNAEAIKKKENWLKVAHSGVLLDDVFDTLFP is encoded by the coding sequence ATGAACTCCAGTCGTAAAAATCGTAAATCAAAGAGAAAAGACATCGCAATTCCACACAGCAACGATCCAAATACATCATCTCACGAAATGAAGAACGACGATGTTGCCGTGTGTAATACTTTTGTGGTTGAGAATAAGTGCCATACTCATTGTAAAGtgaattattgtaatttcatgTGGACTATTGATCAATATTCCGAGTATCATCTTCGTAGATCAACTTGTCTAAAATCTTCTTATTTTAAGGCCGCCGGTAATGACGAATACACATGGCGTTTGGAGCTGTCTGAGCCTGACCAGGACAAAAAGGTCCACATATGTTTGTATTTACACTGCGATGACACATTGGGTGAAGAAGTTTTGGTGAAAGAAAGAATGTGTGTCATTGACAGTAAAGGAGAAGAAACAAACATTCGTCAATCAGACAAATACGAAAACTTTGAACATGAAGAAACCAGAACGTACTACTTACAGCTTATTGACTTTTTAAATGGAGATGATTTATTGAAGGAGAATAATTCAATATTGATGGACGGCGCATTGACTATTTTCTGcgagtttcatttcatttcccCAGCATCGATTTCTACGAAATGTTCTAATGATAAATCAGCAGTATTGTTCAACGCTCGTGATGAACACGATTTTTCTCAAGATATAGAACGTCTATTTGGTGAAGAAGATTTTTCAGACTTTACGGTAACAGTTGGTGATGAGCAATTTCGCGTTCATAGAAATATACTCGCAGCTCGAAGCCCGGTTTTCGCAGCGATGCTCAAACACAACATGAAAGAACAAAACcagaattgtttgaaaattactgatatGGATCGAAGTGTATTTAAAGAAATGTTACGATATATTTATACCGGAAAATCATCCAAATTAAATGAAATGGCTTTCGATTTATTGCCAGCGGCAGATAAATACGATTTGAAAGGACTGAAGATCAAGTGTGAGCGCCACTTGGTGAACAAGTTATCCGTGGAAAATGCAGCGGATTGTTTGGTATTGGCGGATTTGCATGGCGCAGCATTGCTGAGGAAACAAGCCCTTCAATTCATCCGATTTAATGCTGAAGCTatcaagaaaaaagaaaactggtTGAAAGTAGCGCATTCAGGTGTTTTGTTGGATGATGTATTCGATACTCTGTTTCCGTAG